From one Solanum lycopersicum chromosome 12, SLM_r2.1 genomic stretch:
- the LOC101251455 gene encoding MADS-box transcription factor 23-like isoform X1: MGRGKILIRRIDNSTSRQVTFSKRRNGLLKKAKELAILCDAEVGVIIFSSTSKLYDYANTSMKSVIERYNKAKEDNTYKLGDPSSEVKFWQREAALLRQQLENLQRNHRKMMGEELSGLNVKDLQNLEKQLETSLRGVRAKKDQILINEVQELNRKRNFSHQENKELHKKLDIVRRENMELYKKVYGNRDSNVVSKMATSSSSLSVKEDPLAPLHLQLSQPQLQHYEMPGTTKLRLSLH; the protein is encoded by the exons ATGGGGAGAGGAAAGATATTGATAAGGAGGATCGATAATTCAACGAGCAGACAAGTGACGTTTTCGAAGAGGAGGAATGGATTGTTGAAGAAGGCGAAGGAGTTAGCGATTTTGTGTGATGCGGAGGTTGGAGTCATCATCTTCTCCAGTACTAGCAAGCTCTATGACTATGCAAACACCAG CATGAAATCAGTGATTGAAAGATACAACAAAGCAAAGGAGGACAACACTTATAAATTGGGAGATCCAAGTTCTGAGGTCAAG TTTTGGCAAAGGGAAGCTGCACTGCTGAGGCAACAACTAGAGAACTTGCAAAGGAATCATCG AAAAATGATGGGTGAAGAACTATCAGGACTGAATGTCAAAGATTTACAGAACTTGGAAAAGCAACTTGAAACAAGTCTGCGTGGTGTCCGTGCGAAAAAG GACCAAATTCTGATTAACGAGGTACAAGAACTAAACCGAAAG AGAAATTTCagccatcaagaaaacaagGAACTTCATAAAAAACTAGACATTGTTCGTCGAGAAAATATGGAATTGTATAAGAAG GTTTATGGAAATAGAGATTCAAATGTAGTGAGCAAAATGGCCACGAGTTCAAGCAGTCTAAGCGTCAAAGAGGACCCTCTCGCACCTCTTCATCTCCAGTTAAGCCAACCACAACTACAACACTATGAAATGCCAGGAACTACAAAATTGAG GCTGTCACTGCATTAG
- the LOC101251455 gene encoding MADS-box transcription factor 23-like isoform X2, whose amino-acid sequence MGRGKILIRRIDNSTSRQVTFSKRRNGLLKKAKELAILCDAEVGVIIFSSTSKLYDYANTSMKSVIERYNKAKEDNTYKLGDPSSEVKFWQREAALLRQQLENLQRNHRKMMGEELSGLNVKDLQNLEKQLETSLRGVRAKKDQILINERNFSHQENKELHKKLDIVRRENMELYKKVYGNRDSNVVSKMATSSSSLSVKEDPLAPLHLQLSQPQLQHYEMPGTTKLRLSLH is encoded by the exons ATGGGGAGAGGAAAGATATTGATAAGGAGGATCGATAATTCAACGAGCAGACAAGTGACGTTTTCGAAGAGGAGGAATGGATTGTTGAAGAAGGCGAAGGAGTTAGCGATTTTGTGTGATGCGGAGGTTGGAGTCATCATCTTCTCCAGTACTAGCAAGCTCTATGACTATGCAAACACCAG CATGAAATCAGTGATTGAAAGATACAACAAAGCAAAGGAGGACAACACTTATAAATTGGGAGATCCAAGTTCTGAGGTCAAG TTTTGGCAAAGGGAAGCTGCACTGCTGAGGCAACAACTAGAGAACTTGCAAAGGAATCATCG AAAAATGATGGGTGAAGAACTATCAGGACTGAATGTCAAAGATTTACAGAACTTGGAAAAGCAACTTGAAACAAGTCTGCGTGGTGTCCGTGCGAAAAAG GACCAAATTCTGATTAACGAG AGAAATTTCagccatcaagaaaacaagGAACTTCATAAAAAACTAGACATTGTTCGTCGAGAAAATATGGAATTGTATAAGAAG GTTTATGGAAATAGAGATTCAAATGTAGTGAGCAAAATGGCCACGAGTTCAAGCAGTCTAAGCGTCAAAGAGGACCCTCTCGCACCTCTTCATCTCCAGTTAAGCCAACCACAACTACAACACTATGAAATGCCAGGAACTACAAAATTGAG GCTGTCACTGCATTAG
- the LOC101251761 gene encoding oligopeptide transporter 2-like — translation MGVKKNIENEFEEEIHEDEDSPIEQVRLTVSNQDDTSLPVWTFRMWFLGLLSCSILAFLNTFFSYRTQPLSISMITVQIAALPVGKLMAKVLPTRKFKIGSWEFSLNPGPFNMKEHVLISIFANCGAGTAYAVSIVTIIKAFYLRNISFVAGWVLVVTTQVLGYGWAGIMRKYVVDPAEMWWPGCMVIVSLFRALHEKDADGKSSRGKFFLVVLACSFIWYIVPGFLFPTLSNISLLCLFYPKSVIAHQLGSGMKGLGILSFTFDWSVVASYLGSPLVCPLFAIVNVVVGYVFVVYIMIPISYWGYDIYNAKTFPILSSHLFNAQGQKYDIHRIVNDKFELDQVAYGKQGRINISTFFALSYGLNFAAVVATLTQVGLFNGKEIISRFRASNKSGKSDDIHTKLMKKYPDIPGWWFHGMLVVSLVLSLILCIVWVDQVQLPWWGLLLAAAIALIFTLPISIITATTNMTPGLNVMTEYIIGLIIPGRPIANVCFKTFGYISMAQAVSFLADFKLGHYMKIPPRSMFIVQLLGTLIAGTINMTVAWWLLTNIDNICQDALLPVNSPWTCPGSRVFFDASVIWGLVGPKRMFGDLGNYGALNWFFLGGLCAPIIVWLLHKAFPKQSWIKLINIPVLLGATASMPPATPLNFNSWIVFAIIFNYFIFKYQKKWWQKYNYVLSAALDAGLAFMGVFIYFFLDKVKLNWWGTGGEYCGLASCPTAKGIAVHGCPLH, via the exons ATGGGAGTCaagaaaaacatagaaaatgaatttgaagaagaaattcATGAAGATGAAGATTCACCGATAGAACAAGTCAG GTTGACAGTGTCAAATCAGGACGACACGAGTCTACCAGTATGGACATTTCGTATGTGGTTTCTCGGACTCCTTTCGTGTTCAATTCTGGCATTTCTCAATACATTTTTCAGTTATCGGACACAACCATTGAGCATAAGTATGATAACTGTTCAAATCGCGGCGTTGCCAGTGGGAAAACTCATGGCTAAAGTGTTGCCAACAAGGAAATTTAAGATAGGATCATGGGAGTTTTCATTGAATCCAGGACCATTTAACATGAAAGAACATGTTTTGATTTCAATATTTGCAAATTGTGGTGCTGGGACAGCTTATGCTGTTTCAATTGTGACTATTATTAAGGCATTTTATTTGAGGAATATATCATTTGTGGCTGGTTGGGTTCTTGTTGTTACCACTCAG GTTTTGGGGTATGGATGGGCTGGGATAATGAGAAAGTATGTTGTAGACCCTGCAGAAATGTGGTGGCCTGGCTGTATGGTTATAGTCTCTCTATTCAG GGCACTACATGAAAAAGACGCGGATGGTAAAAGCTCAAGAGGAAAATTCTTCTTAGTAGTTCTAGCTTGTAGCTTTATTTGGTACATAGTACCAGGATTTCTCTTCCCAACATTATCAAACATTTCATTACTTTGCCTTTTTTATCCAAAATCAGTGATAGCACATCAACTAGGGTCAGGAATGAAAGGGCTTGGGATATTATCATTTACATTTGATTGGTCAGTTGTGGCATCATATCTTGGAAGTCCATTGGTATGTCCATTATTTGCAATAGTAAATGTTGTAGTAGGGTATGTTTTTGTGGTCTATATAATGATACCAATATCATATTGGGGGTATGATATTTACAATGCAAAGACATTTCCAATATTGTCTTCACATTTGTTTAATGCACAAGGACAAAAGTATGATATTCACAGAATTGTTAATGATAAATTTGAGTTGGATCAAGTGGCTTATGGGAAACAAGGAAGGATTAATATAAGCACTTTTTTTGCACTTTCTTATGGATTGAATTttgctgctgttgttgctaCTCTCACTCAAGTTGGTCTCTTCAATGGAAA GGAAATAATTTCTAGATTTCGAGCTTCAAATAAATCAGGGAAATCTGATGATATCCACACAAAACTTATGAAAAAATATCCAGACATTCCTGGCTGGTGGTTTCATGGAATGCTTGTAGTTTCATTGGTTTTATCACTTATACTTTGCATTGTGTGGGTTGATCAAGTTCAACTTCCATGGTGGGGTCTTCTTTTGGCTGCTGCCATTGCCTTGATTTTCACTCTCCCTATAAGCATCATCACAGCCACAACAAACATG ACACCAGGATTAAATGTGATGACAGAATATATTATTGGTCTAATAATTCCAGGGAGACCAATAGCCAATGtttgttttaaaacatttgGATATATAAGTATGGCACAAGCTGTTTCATTTTTAGCTGATTTTAAGCTAGGACATTATATGAAGATTCCTCCAAGATCAATGTTCATTGTTCag TTGCTTGGAACATTGATTGCTGGTACAATAAACATGACTGTAGCATGGTGGCTACTTACAAACATTGATAATATATGCCAAGATGCATTACTCCCAGTAAATAGTCCATGGACATGTCCAGGAAGTCGCGTCTTTTTCGATGCATCGGTTATCTGGGGTTTAGTAGGACCTAAAAGAATGTTTGGTGATCTTGGAAACTACGGTGCACTAAATTGGTTCTTTCTTGGTGGTTTATGTGCACCAATTATAGTATGGTTGTTACATAAAGCATTCCCAAAACAAAGTTGGATTAAATTGATTAACATTCCAGTACTTTTAGGTGCAACTGCAAGTATGCCTCCAGCAACACCTTTGAACTTCAATAGTTGGATTGTCTTTGCTATTATATTCAATTACTTCATTTTCAAATACCAAAAGAAGTGGTGGCAAAAGTATAATTATGTTCTCTCAGCTGCATTGGATGCTGGATTAGCATTTATGGgagtttttatatatttcttccTTGATAAAGTTAAACTTAATTGGTGGGGTACTGGAGGAGAATATTGTGGTTTGGCTAGTTGTCCTACTGCTAAAGGCATCGCGGTTCATGGATGTCCTTTGCATTGA